The genomic stretch GAGCAAGGGACCGGAAACGCGCGCAAGATACTTTTGTACTTGCAACGGCGTGCATGAACAGGCATGGCCGGGATCAGTGGCATATCCGCACGGACACGGGTTCATGGCCGCGATCAACATGAATTGCGCCGGATACGTAAGCGATAACGAGGCGCGGGAGATGGTCACGCGGCCATCCTCCACCGGTTGCCGCAAAACTTCAAGCACGTTGCGCTCGAATTCCGGCAATTCATCCAAAAAGAGCACGCCGTTGTGCGCAACGCTCACTTCGCCCGGGCGCGGCACATGCCCGCCGCCAATGAGTCCGGCATAGCTGGCGGTGTGATGCGGCGCGCGAAAAGGCCGAGTTGCGACTAAAGCCGTGTCGTTGGGCAGGATGCCGGCGACGGAATGAATCTTGGTCGTTTCGAGCGCTTCTGCCAGCGTCATATCCGGCAAAATCGTGGGAAAGCGTTTTGCCAGCATGGTTTTGCCGGAGCCGGGCGGGCCGATCATGATGAGATTATGCCCGCCCGCGGCCGCCACTTCCATGGCGCGCTTGACATGCTCTTGGCCGCGCACATCGCTCAAATCAACGTGGTATTTGCGATGCGTTGAAAAAACTTCGTCAATATTCAACCCGCAGCGCGACAGTTCAGCTTTTTGATTGAGAAATGCGACAACTTCCTGCAAGGAATCTGCCGCGCGCACATCAAGCTCTTTCACCAGCGCCGCTTCTTTGGCGTTTTGTTTGGGCACGATCAAACCGCGCTTGTTTTGCTGACGTGCGGCGATGGCAATGGGCAGTGCGCCGCGAACCGGCTGCAGCGTGCCATCCAACGACAATTCGCCGAGCACGATGTAATCGTCGAGCCGTTCCGGATTGATTGTGCCCGCGGCCGAGAGAATGCCGACGGCCATCGGCAAATCAAAGCCCGAGCCTTCTTTCCTAACATCTGCGGGCGCGAGATTGATGGTGACACGTTTTTGCGGAAACTGAAAGCCGGAGTTTTTCACCGCCGCAACAATGCGCTCTTTGGATTCACGCACCGCGCCGTCCGGCAAACCCACCGTGGCAATTGCTGGCAACTGGCCTTCGAGATGCGTCTCCACCGTAACAAGATACGCATCAATGCCGAGCACTGCCGCGCTTAAAACTTTTGATAGCATACTGCCCCCTCATGCAAGCCAGCCATGATTTGACGTACCTCGGCCTTCGCGCCAGCTCATTTGGCAAAAAACAGTGAAATTCCTTGAGATTTCTCGATAATCCTCGCCAAGGGAATTTGTGAACATCAGTATATACAAAATCACTCCTACTTTGTCAATCGCTTTCACGAATCGTGAAGCGCGCTAAATCCGTTGCCGCTGTCACGTATGGAAAGAATTCCCGCGCTTCGGCGGCCATGGCGGGCAAATCTGCTTGGCCGAGTGTGCCGCTAAAATGGGTGAGGAAGAGTTGGCGCACGCCGCAGCGTTGCGCGATTTTGCCCGCATCCGCCGGCGTGGAATGGCCGGTTTGATACGCCCACTCGTGATCTTGCCACGGAAAAGTGGCATCAGCAATCAAGGCGTCAGCGTTGCGGGCAAGAATTTCTTCGCCCGGGCAAGGCGAGGTATCGACGCAGTACGCGATTTTAAGGCCGGGCCGCGCAGGGCCGATCACTTCTTCCGGTTTGATTGTGCGGCCGTCATTGAGCACAATGCTTTCACCCGCTTGCAAACGTCCGCGCTCTGGACCGAACGGCACGCCGAGTGCGCCCGCCTTTGCATCGTCAAATTTGCCGGGGCGATTTGTCTCCGCCAAAGCAAAGCCCGCGGTGAAGATGCGATGCTGCAACGGTTGCCATTCGACATGATAGTCCGGCGTGCGCCAGATGATGGCCTCGGAACCTTCGGTGATCTCGTGAATGGCGAGCGGATAACCCAACTCAAACCCGCACAAATCCTGATGAAAACGAATGTATGATGCAAGTCCCGCGGGGCCGAAGAGATGAATTTCCTGCTGGCAGCCCAGCATTTTGAGGCTGGTGAGCAGGCCCGGCAGGCCGAAGAGATGATCGCCATGAAAATGTGAAATAAAAATGTAGCGCAGCTTGCCCGGTTTCAAACCCGCGCGGCGAAATTGAATTTGCGTCGCCTCGCCGCAATCAAACAGAAAAATTTCACCCCGGCGCAGCAGCGCCACACCGGAAAGATTGCGCCGGGCGGTGGGCAATGCCGAGCCGGTGCCGAGGAAAACGATATCGATCATGTGTTTAGATAGATGAAATGACGTTCATAAGATAAACTTCAGGCGTAGCGGTTGCACGGTCAAGGTTGCGGGCGTCTGCCCCGCGACTTCGCCGTCGGGCGTGAGAATCTGCACGGGGTCGGCTTCAAGATGTAATTTTTTTCCGGAAAAGATTTCGATATTGGGATGATGCACATGCGCCCCGGAAAACACCGAGGGAAACGCCCGGATCACCGTGCGGCGATTCACTTTGTTCAGTACGATGACTTCCATCAAGCCATCGTCAAGCCGCGCGCCGGGCGCGATTTTCATGTTGCCGCCGGCGTAACGCGAGTTGCAGACAATCACAAAAACATTTTCCCGGACGATCGTTTCGCCATCCAATACCATTTTCATGTGCGTGGTCTTGAGATGGATCAAGCTGGTCAACACGCTTAAGGCATACGCCAGCACGCCCAGCCGCTTGAAGCGCAGCGCGTTAACCGTCACCTCCGAAACAAATCCCAGCCCCAGCGCGGTGATGAAATAGTAACCGTTCGGATAGCCCGCGGCCGGCGCGTGCGGCCGGCAATGAATCACGTCAATTGCGGTGGGCTGATCTGAAATTATTTTGCGCCACGCCGATTCGATTGCCTCGCCGGTTAACTCTTTTGAAAAAGAATTGCCCGTTCCTGCCGGGAGCAGCGCGAGCGGCGTCGTGAAGCCGGGCGTGTGTAAGCAGCAATTGATCACTTGAAACAGCGTGCCGTCGCCGCCCAGCGCTACAATCGTATCCCATTTTTCGGTAAGACGGTCGGGCAGCGCTTGCAGCAAATGGCCGTCATACTCGGATAACAAAACTTCACACACAACGCCGTTTTGTTGCAAGGCGTGCACCGCGTGTTGCAAAACTTTTGCACCCCGGCCCTTGCCGGCTTGCCGATTGGCGGCAATGAGAATTTTTTTCATGAGGCGGCTTCTGATTGGGAGATGAGTTGACCTCGATTTATCAGTAAAACACCGAGCTTTTGAAGAAATTCGAGTAAACTCTCAATGGAATCGAGCGTACCGAAAAAAACTGCGATGAGAACTGAATGTGCGATCCCTCACTTTTGCCGCGGCTCAGCATAGATCGCGAGCGCAACACCGGCGAGCGTGATCATGCCGCCGGCAAGCGCGCCGCTGCTGATTCCTTCTTCTAATAAGAAAAATGCCAATACGCTTGCACCTATCGGCTCACCGAGCACGGCAATGGACACTGCCGGCGCGGAGAGGTATTGCAGCGCCCAGTTGAAGCTGGTGTGCCCGATCATTTGTGGAATCAACGCAATCAACAAGAACAAACCGAACGTTTGCCAGGAATACAAAAAAAGCGGCTGCTGCAACAAGAATATGCCGGGCAGCAATACCAGGGCTGCCATCGCGTAGCAGAGGGTAACATAGGTTGCGGTGTTCATGTTGCGGCGCAGTTTGCGGCCGAGAAGAAAATAAACGGCTGCGAAGATCGCGCCGGCAAGCGCCAGGCCGTCGCCGAGCAGCGAGTTTTGGCCGCGGTGCGCATCACTGCGTGTGATCACGACGGTTCCGGCAAGCGCAATCAGCAAACCCCAGTAGAGCAATGGCCGAACCCGTTCGCGCAAAATCAAAACACTGCCCAGCGCGACAAAAACCGGAACCGTCGCAACCAATACGGTTGAGCTGGCAACGGAGGTATAAGATAATGATGATATCCACGTTGCAAAATGGCAGGCCAGCGCGCAGCCCGAGAGCGCGGACCGGGCAATCGTTTGGCGGGGGAGAGCGCGTACCTCCGCCAGCGTTTGCCGGCCGGTGAGCAAGATCAAAAAAAGCGAGGCAAAGAATAAACGATAAAATGCAATGACCAGGGCGGGCGCTTCGCACCAGCGCACAAAAATTGCCGAAAACGAGACGGCCAGGACTCCCGCCGCCAACACGGCAAAAACCGCGCGGCGTGGAATCGTTTTCGAGACGTTGGCTGCGGCGCTCACTTTTGTCCTTGGGCAGAATCGGGGCTTGCGGATTTTGCACAGCTTTGCACAAATTCGCGCAATGCGCGATAGTACATTTCACCACCGGAAATGAACGTGTCGTTATGATCAACGCCGTGCAGCGTGATGAATAGCTTCGGTTCGGCGGCGGCCGCAAACAGCTTTTGGCCGAGCGCATACGGGATGACGCCATCGCGATCGCCATGCACGAAAAGTTTTGGCAGGTTGAGTTGCGGCACTTTTTTGCTGCTCGCCCATTTCATGCTGGTGAGCCAGCCCATGGGCAAGCCGCCGAACATCAGCCGCGCCATGTCGTGGGCGTCAGTAAAGGCAGATTCGATGATGAGACCAGCCAACTCGCGCCGCCCGGCCAATTCGATGACGACAGCGCTGCCGAGAGAATGTCCGTGAGCAATGATCGGTAAACGGGGCGAGTGCTGTTTGAGCCAATCATGCGCCGCCTCCGCGTCGCGATAGCAGCCTTCTTCTGTCGGTGAGCCCGCGCTGCGGCCATAACCGCGATAATCAAACATAAACATGTTTGCGGGAATTTCCTCGCGCAAGCGCGCCAGCCACTCAATACGATCGCTGAGATTCCCGGCGTTGCCGTGCGCCATCAACAGATTTGCCAGCGGCGCTTCATGCGGAACGAACCAGCCATGAATGCTGACGCCGTCGGCAGTTGTCAGCGAAACCTCTTCCACCGGCAAACCGAAACGATCGGGCTGCCAGAATCCTGCGGGATATTTGCTGGGGAAGAATACCATCTGGCGTTCGAGCAAGCGAAGCAGAACCAGAAAAACAGCGAGGCCTGCGAGGAGGAATAAGATGGTACGCAATATGAAATCCTCAATCAATCTACCGGGTATTCTTGCAGTCGATATGCGCATGCAAGCGCGATGAGACGCATGTTTTTTTAATCAACTGTGAAAACCAATATCACCTTTTCCGGCAATTTTAAAGCCTTCGACGCTGGCGTAACCTCGTGCTCGCAGATATTCGGCAACAGCAAGGTCAGAACCGATTTGTTCCCGTTGTGCAAACGCCGCTTCTAAATCATTTTCTGCGGCGGTGGACGCTTCGTCTTCCTCAGCATGTACCGTTGCGGGCCGGA from Cytophagia bacterium CHB2 encodes the following:
- a CDS encoding DMT family transporter, translating into MARICAKLCKIRKPRFCPRTKVSAAANVSKTIPRRAVFAVLAAGVLAVSFSAIFVRWCEAPALVIAFYRLFFASLFLILLTGRQTLAEVRALPRQTIARSALSGCALACHFATWISSLSYTSVASSTVLVATVPVFVALGSVLILRERVRPLLYWGLLIALAGTVVITRSDAHRGQNSLLGDGLALAGAIFAAVYFLLGRKLRRNMNTATYVTLCYAMAALVLLPGIFLLQQPLFLYSWQTFGLFLLIALIPQMIGHTSFNWALQYLSAPAVSIAVLGEPIGASVLAFFLLEEGISSGALAGGMITLAGVALAIYAEPRQK
- the rnz gene encoding ribonuclease Z codes for the protein MIDIVFLGTGSALPTARRNLSGVALLRRGEIFLFDCGEATQIQFRRAGLKPGKLRYIFISHFHGDHLFGLPGLLTSLKMLGCQQEIHLFGPAGLASYIRFHQDLCGFELGYPLAIHEITEGSEAIIWRTPDYHVEWQPLQHRIFTAGFALAETNRPGKFDDAKAGALGVPFGPERGRLQAGESIVLNDGRTIKPEEVIGPARPGLKIAYCVDTSPCPGEEILARNADALIADATFPWQDHEWAYQTGHSTPADAGKIAQRCGVRQLFLTHFSGTLGQADLPAMAAEAREFFPYVTAATDLARFTIRESD
- a CDS encoding diacylglycerol kinase family lipid kinase — encoded protein: MKKILIAANRQAGKGRGAKVLQHAVHALQQNGVVCEVLLSEYDGHLLQALPDRLTEKWDTIVALGGDGTLFQVINCCLHTPGFTTPLALLPAGTGNSFSKELTGEAIESAWRKIISDQPTAIDVIHCRPHAPAAGYPNGYYFITALGLGFVSEVTVNALRFKRLGVLAYALSVLTSLIHLKTTHMKMVLDGETIVRENVFVIVCNSRYAGGNMKIAPGARLDDGLMEVIVLNKVNRRTVIRAFPSVFSGAHVHHPNIEIFSGKKLHLEADPVQILTPDGEVAGQTPATLTVQPLRLKFIL
- a CDS encoding ATP-binding protein, which codes for MLSKVLSAAVLGIDAYLVTVETHLEGQLPAIATVGLPDGAVRESKERIVAAVKNSGFQFPQKRVTINLAPADVRKEGSGFDLPMAVGILSAAGTINPERLDDYIVLGELSLDGTLQPVRGALPIAIAARQQNKRGLIVPKQNAKEAALVKELDVRAADSLQEVVAFLNQKAELSRCGLNIDEVFSTHRKYHVDLSDVRGQEHVKRAMEVAAAGGHNLIMIGPPGSGKTMLAKRFPTILPDMTLAEALETTKIHSVAGILPNDTALVATRPFRAPHHTASYAGLIGGGHVPRPGEVSVAHNGVLFLDELPEFERNVLEVLRQPVEDGRVTISRASLSLTYPAQFMLIAAMNPCPCGYATDPGHACSCTPLQVQKYLARVSGPLLDRIDIHIEVPAVKFAELAGEATGETSEKIRARVEEARQRQLQRFHQRQHLFCNARMESKDIRKFCRVDEQGEALLKMAITKLGLSARAYDRILKVARTIADLEGCEDIMPQFVSEAIQYRSLDRQLGAAH
- a CDS encoding alpha/beta hydrolase, with amino-acid sequence MRISTARIPGRLIEDFILRTILFLLAGLAVFLVLLRLLERQMVFFPSKYPAGFWQPDRFGLPVEEVSLTTADGVSIHGWFVPHEAPLANLLMAHGNAGNLSDRIEWLARLREEIPANMFMFDYRGYGRSAGSPTEEGCYRDAEAAHDWLKQHSPRLPIIAHGHSLGSAVVIELAGRRELAGLIIESAFTDAHDMARLMFGGLPMGWLTSMKWASSKKVPQLNLPKLFVHGDRDGVIPYALGQKLFAAAAEPKLFITLHGVDHNDTFISGGEMYYRALREFVQSCAKSASPDSAQGQK